One stretch of Oncorhynchus masou masou isolate Uvic2021 chromosome 9, UVic_Omas_1.1, whole genome shotgun sequence DNA includes these proteins:
- the LOC135546695 gene encoding P2Y purinoceptor 1-like, whose amino-acid sequence MTTDLSLTSLLNVSDLHNVTRGGCSLTRTGFQFYYLPTVYILVFVTGLVGNSLAIWMFVCHMRPWSSISVYMFNLALADFCYVLSLPFLIFYYFNKTDWIFGDVLCRLQRFIFHVNLYGGILFLTCISVHRYTGVVHPLKSLGRLKKKNAVLTSALVWVVVIASISPILYYSRTGQKRNATTCYDTTTEDELPGYFIYSMCLTVFGFCIPFLLILGCYGMIVKELICNDMNNTPLRRKSIHLVIIVLAVFAVSYLPFHVMKNLNMRARLYFQVPDMCAFNNRVYATYQVTRGLASLNSCVDPVLYFLAGDTFRRKLSRATKKQSKKGELPLQSKSEETALNSLPEYVKNGGGQL is encoded by the coding sequence ATGACGACAGATCTGAGCCTGACGTCCCTCCTGAATGTGTCTGACCTCCACAACGTGACGCGGGGAGGATGTTCCTTGACCAGAACAGGCTTCCAGTTCTACTATCTGCCCACCGTGTACATCCTGGTGTTCGTCACCGGCCTGGTGGGGAACAGTCTGGCCATATGGATGTTTGTCTGCCACATGAGACCCTGGAGCAGCATCTCCGTGTACATGTTTAACCTGGCCCTGGCCGACTTCTGCTACGTCCTCTCCTTGCCCTTCCTCATCTTCTACTACTTTAATAAGACCGACTGGATATTCGGAGACGTTCTCTGCCGACTGCAGAGGTTTATATTCCACGTCAATCTGTACGGCGGCATCCTGTTCCTGACCTGTATCAGTGTCCACAGGTACACAGGAGTGGTCCACCCGCTCAAGTCTCTGGGAAGGCTCAAGAAGAAGAACGCCGTGCTCACCAGCGCCCTGGTCTGGGTCGTGGTCATAGCGAGTATCTCTCCCATCCTCTACTACTCCAGGACGGGGCAGAAACGGAACGCCACCACGTGCTACGACACCACCACGGAGGATGAGCTGCCGGGTTACTTTATCTACAGCATGTGTTTGACCGTGTTCGGCTTCTGCATCCCTTTCCTTCTCATCCTGGGTTGCTATGGGATGATCGTCAAGGAGCTGATCTGTAACGACATGAACAACACCCCGTTACGGCGTAAGTCCATCCACCTGGTGATTATCGTGCTGGCCGTGTTCGCTGTGTCCTACCTGCCCTTTCACGTGATGAAGAACCTGAACATGCGAGCCCGGCTGTACTTCCAGGTCCCGGACATGTGTGCCTTCAATAACCGCGTGTACGCCACTTACCAGGTGACGCGGGGGCTGGCCAGCCTCAACAGCTGTGTGGACCCGGTCCTCTACTTCCTGGCTGGGGACACGTTCAGGAGGAAGTTGTCCAGAGCTACTAAAAAACAATCTAAGAAGGGGGAGCTCCCACTGCAGTCCAAGAGTGAAGAGACGGCGCTCAACAGCCTGCCGGAGTATGTCAAGAACGGGGGTGGGCAGCTTTGA